A region of Pempheris klunzingeri isolate RE-2024b chromosome 15, fPemKlu1.hap1, whole genome shotgun sequence DNA encodes the following proteins:
- the LOC139214452 gene encoding cytolytic toxin-alpha-like, which translates to MDSATSKTKTLAALGRPFRLGMLYDCRRDALIPGMTLWDRDVLAHHTRERPQNYNTFDIVASESIQDKTSVLNIEASLTASFCSGLVEVGGSAKYLSDDKTSKNQARMTLKYEATTKFQELSMDHLGRGNMKYPYVFEKGIATHVVTGILYGAQAFFVFDREVSDDEKHQDIEGTLKVMIKKIPSIVIEGSGSLKLEDKDIKKVEKFSCKFHGDFLLHETPTTFQEAVGVYKSLPTLLGAKGENAVPMKVWLLPLIQLDSTAAKLVREISAAFIQDAQNVLEDFSELEMRCNDALRTAAAQEFSQISRKIKTFKEMCSEFKVEFQRDLAKVLPSIRGGGQEEAVLGEILKKRHSSPFNNTSLNEWMDWKEREIYTVMFYTNMLKNTKAVPSHTALCKEVLSGGDAVCFVFTSLGSPEPFLSALSDYLKQTPKLDNPQDPHAQDAEKDQWFASKEVGDAMVHKAKLFSDFAEANKENKTTKFLTVGLTNETQKGSSICIYKNGFSVNDNFEPPSKPTASH; encoded by the exons ATGGATTCTGCAACCAGCAAGACGAAGACACTGGCGGCGCTCGGCCGGCCATTCAGACTCGGGATGCTGTACGACTGCCGACGGGACGCACTGATCCCTG GCATGACCTTGTGGGACCGTGACGTCCTGGCGCATCACACCAGAGAAAGACCACAGAACTACAATACATTTGACATAGTTGCATCTGAATCAATTCAGGACAAAACTTCAGTACTAAACATTGAGGCCTCACTCACGGCAAGTTTCTGTAGTGGGCTGGTTGAAGTTGGAGGATCGGCCAAATACCTGAGCGATGATAAGACGTCCAAAAACCAGGCCAGAATGACGCTGAAGTACGAAGCTACAACAAAGTTCCAGGAGCTGTCGATGGATCACCTTGGAAGAGGCAATATGAAGTATCCTTATGTCTTTGAGAAAGGAATAGCCACACATGTGGTCACAGGCATCCTTTATGGGGCACAAGCCTTCTTTGTCTTCGACCGGGAGGTGTCTGATGATGAAAAGCATCAAGATATTGAGGGCACCTTGAAGGTGATGATCAAGAAGATCCCCAGCATTGTGATTGAAGGTAGTGGTTCCCTGAAATTAGAAGACAAAGACATCAAAAAAGTTGAGAAATTCTCCTGCAAATTCCACGGAGACTTTTTGCTTCACGAAACTCCGACAACCTTTCAGGAAGCTGTGGGAGTCTACAAAAGTCTGCCAACACTGCTGGGAGCCAAAGGAGAGAACGCCGTACCAATGAAGGTCTGGCTGTTGCCACTGATACAGTTGGATTCTACTGCCGCTAAACTGGTACGTGAGATAAGTGCTGCATTCATTCAAGACGCACAGAATGTCCTGGAGGACTTCAGTGAGCTGGAAATGAGGTGCAATGATGCACTGAGAACCGCCGCTGCACAGGAGTTCTCACAGATCAGCAGAAAGATTAAAACCTTTAAAGAAATGTGCTCTGAGTTCAAGGTGGAATTCCAACGAGACTTGGCAAAGGTACTTCCATCAATccgaggaggaggacaagaggaggCTGTTCTCGGAGAGATCCTGAAGAAGAGACATTCTTCTCCGTTCAACAACACGAGCCTGAACGAGTGGATGgactggaaagagagagaaatctaCACAGTGATGTTTTACACCAACATGTTGAAAAACACCAAGGCCGTCCCGTCTCACACGGCCCTGTGCAAGGAAGTTCTCAGTGGAGGGGATgcagtttgctttgttttcaccTCACTGGGAAGTCCTGAACcgttcctctcagctctatcAGACTATCTGAAACAAACACCCAAACTAGACAACCCTCAAGATCCACATGCTCAGGATGCAGAGAAGGACCAATGGTTCGCCTCAAAAGAAGTCGGAGATGCGATGGTGCACAAGGCAAAGCTCTTCAGTGATTTTGCAGAGGCCAACAAGGAGAACAAGACCACAAAGTTCCTGACGGTGGGACTAACAAATGAGACCCAGAAAGGTTCAAGCATCTGCATCTATAAAAACGGCTTTTCTGTCAATGACAACTTTGAGCCGCCTTCAAAGCCGACAGCGTCACACTGA
- the LOC139214069 gene encoding verrucotoxin subunit beta-like, whose protein sequence is MDPKNRNTTTVAALGRPFTLGKLYDCRHHALIPGMSLWDRDDLTHHVVEKTQKYNDVQIFASESISEKSSALSIGVSLKASIVFGLINLSGSAKYLNSKKTSRNQARVTMKYEATTKFQELSMDHLGRGNVKYPYVFEEGIATHVVTGILYGAQAFFVFDREVSEDESYEEYENNFSGILKKASNMVMNLKDSLKMNATDTKTVEKFSCTFLGDFSLKQTPTSFQDAIEVYQNLPKLLGANGENAIPLKVWLMPLTRFHSFAYKLVREISAVVVDKSQTVLEDFGELEIRCNDALRSTAEQFPQISRKIKTFKELLSKFKLTFQQNMGMTLPLIHGRQRQEIILKMSIISPFNSKSLNEWMDWKEREICIVKALTNLMKNTKVVPSHTALYKEVLSAEDAVCFVFTSLGSPEPFLSALSDYLKQTPKPDPHAQDAEKDQWFASKEVGDAMVHKAKLFGDFAEANKENKTTKFLTVGLTNETQKGSSICIYKDGFSVNDNFEPPSKPESVTASDVTNDSVTLKISPPKFGAENITSYSVKYAVSGEDEWKEQTTSNTEQEVTVSDLIPDTEYKFRVRAVTAVGFSPAAEVSVQTST, encoded by the exons ATGGAcccaaaaaacagaaacacgaCGACAGTGGCGGCGCTCGGTCGGCCGTTCACTCTCGGGAAGCTGTACGACTGCCGCCATCACGCGCTCATCCCAG GCATGTCACTGTGGGACCGCGACGATCTGACACATCATGTAGTAGAAAAAACCCAGAAGTACAATGACGTTCAGATATTTGCATCAGAATCAATTTCAGAAAAATCTTCAGCACTTAGTATCGGGGTGTCCCTGAAGGCAAGTATCGTCTTTGGACTGATAAATCTTTCAGGATCGGCCAAATACCTCAACAGCAAGAAGACGTCCAGAAACCAGGCCAGAGTGACGATGAAGTACGAAGCTACAACAAAGTTCCAGGAGCTGTCGATGGATCATCTTGGAAGAGGCAATGTGAAGTATCCTTATGTTTTTGAGGAAGGAATAGCTACACATGTGGTCACAGGCATCCTTTATGGGGCACAAGCCTTCTTTGTCTTTGACCGGGAGGTGTCTGAAGACGAAAGTTACGAAGAGTATGAGAACAACTTTAGTGGGATTCTCAAGAAGGCCTCCAACATGGTGATGAACCTTAAGGATTCCTTGAAAATGAACGCCACAGACACCAAAACAGTTGAGAAATTCTCCTGCACATTCCTCGGGGACTTTTCCCTTAAACAAACCCCAACGTCTTTTCAAGACGCCATAGAAGTCTACCAAAACCTGCCAAAGTTATTGGGAGCCAACGGCGAAAATGCTATACCGTTGAAGGTCTGGTTGATGCCTTTGACACGATTTCATTCTTTTGCCTATAAGCTTGTGCGTGAGATAAGTGCTGTGGTAGTAGACAAATCGCAGACTGTCCTGGAGGACTTCGGTGAGCTGGAAATCAGGTGCAATGATGCACTGAGAAGCACCGCCGAGCAGTTCCCACAGATCAGCAGAAAGATTAAAACCTTTAAAGAATTGTTATCCAAATTTAAGCTGACTTTCCAACAAAACATGGGAATGACACTTCCATTGATCCAcggaagacagagacaggagatTATACTCAAAATGAGTATAATCTCTCCTTTTAACAGCAAAAGCCTGAACGAGTGGATGgactggaaagagagagaaatctgcATCGTAAAAGCTTTGACCAACCTGATGAAAAACACCAAGGTCGTCCCGTCTCACACGGCCCTGTACAAGGAAGTTCTCAGTGCCGAGGATgcagtttgctttgttttcaccTCACTGGGAAGTCCTGAACcgttcctctcagctctatcAGACTATCTGAAACAAACACCCAAACCAGATCCACATGCTCAGGATGCAGAGAAGGACCAATGGTTCGCCTCAAAAGAAGTCGGAGATGCGATGGTGCACAAGGCAAAGCTCTTCGGTGATTTTGCAGAGGCCAACAAGGAGAACAAGACCACAAAGTTCCTGACGGTGGGACTAACAAATGAGACCCAGAAAGGTTCAAGCATCTGCATCTATAAAGACGGCTTTTCTGTCAATGACAACTTTGAGCCGCCTTCAAAGCCTGAATCAGTCACAGCGAGTGACGTAACCAACGACAGCGTCACACTGAAGATTTCTCCACCCAAATTTGGAGCAGAGAACATCACCTCCTACTCTGTTAAGTACGCTGTCAGTGGAGAGGATGAATGGAAAGAGCAGACAACATCAAACACTGAACAAGAGGTCACAGTAAGCGACCTGATTCCTGACACAGAGTACAAGTTCAGAGTCCGAGCAGTGACTGCAGTTGGATTCTCGCCGGCCGCTGAAGTCAGTGTCCAGACTTCGACCTGA